The segment TTGTTTTCCAATAAGTGTAACTTCGTCGCCAACTACTGGCCCCAAATTTTTCTCAATTAAAGTTGTCACATCAATCATGATGTAATCCATGCATACGATTCCTGCTATCGGGCACAATTCACCCCGAATAAGAACCATACCTTTATTACTCAAAGCTCGAGGAACACCATCAGCATAACCAATGGGAACAACAGCAATTACAGAGTCTTGTTTTGCTTGCCATGTTCCACCGTACGAAACTTTTTTACCTTTTTTAATTTTGTGGATATAACCCACAAAACTTTTCACAGACATCACAGGCTCAAGCATTGCAGCAGGTTTTACTTGTAAAGTTGGATACGCCCCGTAAAGCGCCAGCCCCGGTCTGCCAAGATCCAGCTTAGGAGTGACTCGAGTTAAAATTGCACCAGAGTTGAGATAATGAAACAATGGAGCGATTTTTGATCTACCTTTAAAGTTTTCAGAAATTTTTGAGAATATTTTAATCTGTTGTTGTGTTTCACCATTGGAATCAACAAAATCATCACTCGCTGTGAAGTGGGTGCACACACCCTCGAGATGCAAAAATGCGTCATGCTCAAACTCTTTTACAACTTGCATAGCTTCTTCTGGCTCAAATCCCAAACGTTGCATGCCGGTATTAAATTTCACATGTACTGGGTAGCTGGCTTGTTCATGTAGAATTGATTTAAGTTTTGCGATCTGTTCAAACTGACTGATAACCGGAGTGAGCCGATACTTCACTATCGCTTCAGCACTGATTGAATCAAAATGGCTAAATACTAAAATAGGGATTTGAATACCAGCAAGTCTGAGTCGAATTCCCTCTTCAACTAAAGCGACGCCTACATAACGAGCTCCGAGCTTTTCGCAAACTCTGGCAACTTGAATATCACCGTGGCCATAGGCATCGGCTTTTACCATAGGAGCTAATTGCTTAGAGGTGCCACCCATGGCTGCTGCCAAGGCGAGAAAATTTTGTTCAAGCCGAGATAAATCTATCTCGGCATAACTGTTTCTTAGGCGGCCCAACATTTATCTTTGACCTCATCCATGAGCTTTGTTAAATCTATTTTTTGCGCCGATGTGGCTCAATTGGTAGAGCAACGCATTCGTAATGCGTAGGTTACCGGTTCAAGTCCGGTCATCGGCTCCATTTTCACATAAGCACTACATTTATTGTAACGCGCTCAGTGAACAATTAAAATGATATTCATTTCAATAATTTAGGCTATCTTTGGGCTAGCTCAAGGATTAGGTTTTGTGGGCTCAGAATTTTGCCCCGCTGGTGGCCCAGCCGGAACTGTTAATGGCTCAAAGTCTGGCTTAAAACCACTTGGGGGTTCAGCCATACAAACTCGGTTTCTTCCGGCTTGTTTTACTTTGTAGAGGGCGTCGTCGGCAGATTTGACTAGTGATTCTGAATCCATTGCCAATGTTGGATACTCACTCACTCCAATACTAATAGACACCTTGCCTAAAGGCTGTTTTTCTCCATTAGGAAATTTTGTACTTTCAATAATGAGTCTAACTTTCTCTGCCTTTATAGCGGCACCATCTTTTGCCGTATGCGGACACAAAATCGCATACTCTTCTCCACCAAGGCGCGCAACGACATCGGACTTGCGGCTTGTTTTGATAAGAATTTGCGCTACCGACTTAATGATAACGTCTCCCATGGGGTGACCATTGGTATCGTTATATTTTTTGAAATGATCTATATCGAGATAAATCAAAGACACAGGATATCGCGTGCGACGTGATCGCGTTATTTCTTCTTCAAGTTTTTCATTAAAAAATCGTCTGTTGTAAAGTGTGGTCAACGGATCTTTTATAGCCATTTCGTGAATGCGTTTTGCCATCATAGCATTGTCGTAGCTTACCCGTGTGATTTGTAAAAAACTTTCAAGTAAACGTCTAACAGGGTCACTCGAAAGTGGCGTGAATGTTGCGATGACACCGATCGGCTGATTTTGATACACAAATGGAAGTGCAAAAAATTGTTGAACCTGAAAAACCTCTTTCATCATTTCTAAAAGCGGCTGAAGTTTCACAGGTTGCATCAAAAGTTCAGGAATTGATTTGGTATCAAAACTTGAAAGATTCACACCGAGATTTTTAATTTGTTCTACAGGAATTTTTGCAGCGTGATTGGCAACCAAACTAGAATATGCAGGCAAGAATTTAAAAAAGATAACAGGCTTTCCATCAGTGATGTCACTAACCGCCTCTATAAATACCTGCAATACACCATCAGGATCTAAGCGTGTGGCCAACTTTTGCATCAAGGCATTGACTAAATGAATCTCTTGATTCTCTTGTGAAATTTTTTGATTTACCGTAGATAAAAGTTTATTTTTATCAGCTAATTCTAAAAGTAATTGTTCATTTTGTAGCAACATAAATACGCGCTCAATTGTTCGGTCAGCGGTACTTACAATTTCTGCAAGATTGTCAAAGGGTTTATAAATATAATCGTATGCGCCAAGCTTCATGGCATTTACTGCGGTCTCAAGACTCGCATGAGATGTCATGATTATGTATTCAATGTCTTTGCTGAGGCCTTTAACTTTTTCAAGTAACTGAATACCACTCATCCCTGGCATTCGAATATCACTAAAAATAAGATGGGGCGGAGAAACTTTGATGCGCTCTAAGGCATCTTCGGCAGTTGGAAAAGTTTCTACCTGATAGCCGGCAGTGTTAAGTGTTTCTTTGAGAATTTCAAGAATACTTGCTTCGTCATCGACGACATAAATCATAAAATCTGGGCGGTAAGAAGTTATGTCCATTCTTTATGCTTTCAATTTAGGTCTAGTGATTTTCACTCTAAACTCTTCTGGGTTGCCGGCAACTGGTGGTATTGAAGTTTCTTGCGATACCTTGGCCTCAAATGCAGATGCAGATGCAGATGCGGTTGCGGTTGCTGATGACAAACTTGGTCTGCGAATATTAACTTTAAAATCTCCTGGTGCATTAGTTTTTTCGACAGCGGATGCTGTTTGTGCGGATGCTGTCGGCGCTGATGTCGGCGCTGTTTGTGCAGTTGGTGTTGATGATGCCGGTGCAGGTGTTGTTTGTGCAGGGGATGATTTTGGCACAGATGCTGATTGTGCAGTTGGCGTTACTGTTGTTGATGCAGATGCAGGTGGTGTTGCTGCAGTTGTTTTTTGTGCTGGTGCAGTTGGCGCAGCGGATACTTTTGCTGCCGGTGCTGGTGGCGTTGGTGGCGTTGGAGTCGATGTTGTTTTTGCCGATGTTGCGGGTGGTGCTTTTGGAATAGCCATAGCTGCTGGTTTACCCGCAGGAGTTGCTGGTGTAGTTGCCGGAGCCGGTGCTGATTGCGCAGATGCTGCCGGTGCTACCGGTGCTGGTTTCGATGTTCCTGCCACAGTTGGCGGAGGCGGTTTTGTATTTGCTGTTGATGAAAACACATTCGTCTCAAATGGACTTGAATTATCTTTAGGCACTGGCGGAGGCACAGGTGTCTTTGCAGGGGCAGTGGGCTTTGCTGCAACAGCAGTCTTTGCCTGAACAGGCGCTGATGCTGGCGCCGAAACTTTCACATCTGACTTTGAAACTTCTGGGGACTTTGCGGGTGCTGACACGGGTGCTTTTGGATCTAATTTTGGTTCTAATTTTATTTCTGGCTTTTTGGCTTCAGCTACTTTTACAGAAGGTTGTGCATGCGTCGCAGGTGCAGACACACTATCATTTTTTGCTACTGTAGCACCGCCATGAGTATTCTCCAACTCCTTATCAGGCATTTTTGCATCTTCAGGAATAGGTATATCGATAAAAAATGTTGTACCT is part of the Oligoflexia bacterium genome and harbors:
- a CDS encoding diguanylate cyclase, producing the protein MDITSYRPDFMIYVVDDEASILEILKETLNTAGYQVETFPTAEDALERIKVSPPHLIFSDIRMPGMSGIQLLEKVKGLSKDIEYIIMTSHASLETAVNAMKLGAYDYIYKPFDNLAEIVSTADRTIERVFMLLQNEQLLLELADKNKLLSTVNQKISQENQEIHLVNALMQKLATRLDPDGVLQVFIEAVSDITDGKPVIFFKFLPAYSSLVANHAAKIPVEQIKNLGVNLSSFDTKSIPELLMQPVKLQPLLEMMKEVFQVQQFFALPFVYQNQPIGVIATFTPLSSDPVRRLLESFLQITRVSYDNAMMAKRIHEMAIKDPLTTLYNRRFFNEKLEEEITRSRRTRYPVSLIYLDIDHFKKYNDTNGHPMGDVIIKSVAQILIKTSRKSDVVARLGGEEYAILCPHTAKDGAAIKAEKVRLIIESTKFPNGEKQPLGKVSISIGVSEYPTLAMDSESLVKSADDALYKVKQAGRNRVCMAEPPSGFKPDFEPLTVPAGPPAGQNSEPTKPNP
- the alr gene encoding alanine racemase, which encodes MLGRLRNSYAEIDLSRLEQNFLALAAAMGGTSKQLAPMVKADAYGHGDIQVARVCEKLGARYVGVALVEEGIRLRLAGIQIPILVFSHFDSISAEAIVKYRLTPVISQFEQIAKLKSILHEQASYPVHVKFNTGMQRLGFEPEEAMQVVKEFEHDAFLHLEGVCTHFTASDDFVDSNGETQQQIKIFSKISENFKGRSKIAPLFHYLNSGAILTRVTPKLDLGRPGLALYGAYPTLQVKPAAMLEPVMSVKSFVGYIHKIKKGKKVSYGGTWQAKQDSVIAVVPIGYADGVPRALSNKGMVLIRGELCPIAGIVCMDYIMIDVTTLIEKNLGPVVGDEVTLIGKQKNKTILAEEVAALASSIPYEILTGIQARIPRVYIH